From a single Cyclobacterium marinum DSM 745 genomic region:
- a CDS encoding DUF4221 family protein — MLIITNNLSENRNVFIIFLLLFCSCQGEGDNKLLEIVKVKELKVKPEVLTFPNPAYVHLIESDSGQYLFYLNPTSKSLQFMNMEDGKVVNEIVFEDDGPNNMSRRSGIAGLEKDKVWATFRPHAIGYFNYKGEILFKKKIPSGEVDITSIRSNFHKELHRYGDKIFGMQPLFMNHHGMNKEDIQKHSLVYSYDMVSDQTKWYDVYYAKDYWDSGKKLSDFSWVRREDKLYISPWYDHEIQVFDMEQEKVTNKVKVKSDHINSLHYVNELPRTHEEALINRLSHDIYGIVLYDKYRDCFYRFFYPGYTDDEEYPIDKLWMLRNSRPFTGVMVLDKDLNILGEYVFDKFQVHASSNVFVGEEGLYLSLNNKNSPDYDEDHLRYMVVRFDVGE; from the coding sequence ATGCTAATTATTACAAATAATTTATCAGAAAACAGGAATGTTTTTATCATTTTCCTTTTACTATTTTGTTCATGTCAGGGAGAAGGAGACAATAAATTGCTGGAAATAGTAAAGGTTAAAGAATTAAAAGTTAAGCCTGAAGTTCTGACCTTCCCTAACCCTGCTTATGTTCATTTGATTGAATCAGATTCAGGGCAATACCTTTTTTACTTGAATCCTACTTCAAAGAGTTTGCAATTTATGAATATGGAAGATGGAAAAGTGGTCAATGAGATCGTTTTTGAAGACGATGGGCCAAATAATATGAGCAGACGTTCCGGAATTGCAGGTCTGGAGAAGGATAAGGTTTGGGCAACGTTTAGGCCGCATGCAATAGGATATTTCAATTATAAGGGCGAAATACTGTTTAAAAAGAAAATACCTTCTGGTGAGGTTGATATTACTTCTATAAGATCGAACTTTCACAAGGAACTTCACCGCTACGGGGATAAGATTTTTGGTATGCAACCGCTTTTCATGAATCATCATGGGATGAATAAAGAAGACATCCAAAAACATTCTCTGGTCTATAGTTATGATATGGTTTCAGATCAGACCAAGTGGTATGATGTATATTATGCTAAGGATTATTGGGATAGTGGGAAAAAACTATCTGATTTTTCATGGGTAAGAAGAGAGGACAAACTTTATATATCCCCATGGTATGACCATGAAATTCAGGTATTTGACATGGAGCAAGAAAAGGTGACTAATAAGGTTAAAGTTAAGTCAGACCATATCAATAGCTTACATTATGTAAATGAGCTTCCAAGGACGCACGAAGAAGCATTAATCAATAGGTTAAGTCATGATATTTATGGGATAGTTCTTTACGACAAGTATAGGGATTGTTTTTATCGGTTTTTTTATCCAGGATATACTGACGATGAAGAATATCCAATAGATAAACTGTGGATGCTAAGAAATTCAAGGCCCTTTACAGGTGTGATGGTTTTGGACAAGGATTTGAATATACTGGGTGAGTATGTTTTTGATAAATTTCAAGTACATGCTTCTTCTAATGTATTTGTAGGAGAAGAAGGTTTATACCTCTCGCTTAACAATAAAAACAGTCCCGATTATGATGAGGACCATTTAAGGTATATGGTGGTTCGGTTTGATGTGGGCGAATGA
- a CDS encoding cytochrome-c peroxidase: MSIWACKEELVEEPLPENTEIELQHPDYFPNNIASPSDNPLTEKGVALGRMLFYEKQLSLDGSISCASCHQQSKAFTDGEQFSTGVNGTIGVKNAMSLANLHWTSRFFWDGRAESLEDQALQPISDPTEMNLPIEEAVERLQNDPDYPARFEAAFGTDQISADMVSKALAQFMRTLVSGNSRFDQWIKEEIVLTDIEQLGMELFFTHPEASIALRGGNCGDCHLGFLTSGDRNDLLGFHNNGLDSDENLDSGLEAVTGKSEDKGKFKAPTLRNIALTAPYMHDGRFNTLEEVLDHYNDHVESNATLDILILEASNEIITPGEPVKLHLTSQEKEAIIAFLHTLTDETFITDPAFSDPFN; the protein is encoded by the coding sequence ATGTCAATTTGGGCATGTAAGGAAGAATTGGTTGAAGAACCTCTTCCCGAAAACACCGAAATTGAATTACAACATCCTGATTATTTCCCTAACAATATTGCTTCCCCAAGCGACAATCCCCTCACAGAGAAAGGTGTAGCGCTAGGCCGCATGCTTTTCTATGAAAAACAACTGTCACTGGACGGGTCCATTTCATGTGCTTCCTGTCATCAGCAGTCTAAGGCTTTCACGGATGGTGAGCAGTTCAGCACCGGTGTAAATGGCACCATTGGTGTAAAGAACGCCATGTCATTGGCCAATTTACATTGGACCTCCAGGTTCTTTTGGGACGGCCGTGCAGAAAGTCTGGAAGATCAGGCCCTTCAGCCAATTTCGGATCCTACAGAAATGAACTTACCCATAGAGGAAGCGGTAGAAAGGCTACAAAATGATCCGGACTACCCAGCACGCTTTGAAGCAGCCTTTGGAACAGACCAAATAAGTGCTGACATGGTCAGCAAGGCTCTTGCTCAATTTATGCGAACATTGGTCTCCGGCAATTCAAGGTTTGACCAATGGATCAAAGAAGAGATTGTCCTTACCGATATAGAACAATTGGGAATGGAGCTTTTCTTCACTCACCCGGAAGCATCTATAGCCTTGCGAGGTGGCAATTGTGGTGACTGTCACTTGGGTTTTTTGACTTCAGGCGATAGAAACGATTTGTTGGGCTTTCATAACAACGGGTTGGATTCGGATGAAAATTTAGATTCAGGCTTAGAGGCGGTCACGGGAAAATCGGAAGACAAGGGGAAATTCAAAGCGCCAACGCTACGGAATATCGCACTAACCGCACCCTATATGCATGATGGTAGGTTTAACACTTTGGAAGAAGTACTGGACCATTACAATGACCATGTAGAAAGCAATGCGACTTTGGACATCCTTATCCTGGAAGCCAGCAATGAAATCATTACACCGGGAGAGCCCGTAAAACTCCACCTTACTAGCCAAGAAAAAGAGGCCATTATC